Below is a window of Mus caroli chromosome 2, CAROLI_EIJ_v1.1, whole genome shotgun sequence DNA.
ACTGCTCTCTGCAGGAACTCTCTCAGGCCCAGTTATCCACAAGTTCCCCAAAGTTCAGTCTAGTGGGGTTTTATGGAGGCTTTGATTCATTGACAAATCATCCACCCTTGGTGGTCAGTTCCACCCTCAGCCCCTCTGTCCTTCTGAGAATTTTGCAAACTATGTGACAAAGTCAGGGACAAAGACCAATTTCACAATACCATATGAGCAAATTTTTTCTTGGTAATGAAATTAAGAACTTAAAACCAGGAATGACAGtagtagtgcacgcctttaatcccagcactcgggagacatcggatttctgagctcaaggccagcctggtctacagagtgagttccaggacagccaggaccctgtctcgaaaaaccaagggaaaaaaaatcggAATGGTGAAACGTGCCAGTAATCCCACCTCTCAGGCTAGGCCAGGGTTTAGTGTTAACTTAGAAAGTATTTTATGTGTTGCTTAGTCAGTCTTATCAGGAAGCAAGGAACAAATGCTTGATACTACAGCAAGGTCATTCTagatataaattctttttttaagaaatcaCTTTTCCCCTTCTCGCATCTAACTTTCCATATACACGTGGCGTTGTGTCAGGTTTGGCGGAAATGCAGCATACGGATCTTCACAGTAGCCCAGCTAGAAGACAACAGTATCCAGATGAAGAAGGATCTGGCCACCTTTCTGTACCACCTGCGCATTGAGGCAGACGTGGAAGTGGTGGAGATGGTGAGGAGTAGAGTTTGAAACAGAAGAGACTAACACGCCTTCAGCCCTAGCTTTCTTTCTAGTTAGTTCAGGATATTACTCAGCTGTAAATGTGTGCTAGGCCTACCAAAGCCCTAAATAACTGACCTAAGTAAGTAGACCATGTAAATGTTTGCAAttgatttatttgctttctttttaaagctttacatttttattagagtaAGTGTGTATGCGTATGGGTCGGAGGGCGATATACAGGATTCAGTTTTTCCTTCTATCATATAAATCTCTGGACCTGAATTTGAGGCATCAGATgtggcaacaagtgcctttacccatagAATCACCTTCCTACTCCTGGgctgctttttgtttgctttgttatttACTACACATCTACACATCATCTTAGttcattaatatttaattcatGCTAAAAAGTCACActagttttgtgtgttttgttttaaggaagtGAATGATTAGATCATAGAAAACACTAAAAGCCTCTGTGTTTAATCTGCATGCCCCAaaccatgtgtccttataaccAAAGACTGAACAAAGTAGGAGGGAAAGGTTGCTATGGTGGCAGTTCTTCTGAATTAGGTCaggtgtaaaaataaaaatgggggaggagggctagagagatggctcagtgggaacaGCAttagctactcttccagaggacgaggtttcaattcccagcacccacatgacagctcacaattgtttgtaactccagtttgaggggatctgacactctcacatagacatacatacaggcaaaacaccaatgtacacaaaataacaaatttttaaaaacaacaatgtGTGGTTAACTCTTCCTTCTGCCTACTttgtgtgctgtctgtctgtggcaGCATGACAGTGACATATCTGCCTATACATATGAGCGCACCCTGATGATGGAGCAGAGGTCCCAGATGCTTCGGCATATGCGGCTGTCCAAAACAGAACGAGACAGAGAGGTAAGACCTTGCTGAATTGACCTGATCTTGTTCTTTGAGGCCTGTCCGTGATATAAAAAGACAGatactttcttctcctttttcttagtTACTCCAGTAGAACCTACTGTCTTCAGAACATTTAAGCATGAGAAAAAGAATAGTAAAAATAACTGTGTTTGACTTTCTCCAGGCACAGCTCGTGAAAGATCGAAACTCAATGCTACGCTTAACCAGCATTGGCTCTGATGAGGATGAAGAGACAGAAACGTACCAGGAGAAGGTGCACATGACTTGGACCAAGGATAAATACATGGCATCCCGGGGGCAAAAGGTCAAGTCAATGGAAGGATTCCAGGACCTACTTAATATGCGTCCGTAAGTGTGTGCACTCACAAGCTTATCCTATAATACAGTATCCTAGACAGTGGTACATATGTGACTGCCTGAAGACAGTCACAAAGCATGAGTGTTTTCATCTTACCTAAATCAGCTATTAGTGTCTACTAGTGAAGATTAGCTCCCAATTTTAAACAAGTTAACCATCTTTTTCTCCTCCACATAgtttatttctatattatttgtCTATTATTATAAAATAGGCAAATGGAATGAGAAAACTGGGCCAACAAGATAATAGCTTGTTAGGcaaaggtgcttgttgccaagccttAGTACTGAGTTCAATCACCAGGACTCACCTCTTGTAATTTGGTGGAAGGAAAACCAACTCCCAAAAAGCTgccttcctacacacacacacacacacacacacacacacacacacacacaaacccttaAAGAATGAGAAAACTAGAGATGTTAATATAACAAAGAAATGACCACATTATCCATAGTCAAGTGAAAAGGCTGAGCCTCAAAATAATGAGTATgtaaactgtttttctttttgccttaaCTGTTTGATTTCTTCCCCACTCAGGGACCAATCCAACGTGAGACGGATGCATACAGCAGTGAAGCTCAATGAAGTTATAGTTAACAAGTCCCATGAAGCAAAGCTGGTTTTGTTGAATATGCCAGGACCACCCCGAAACCCTGAAGGTGATGAAAACTGTATCCTTTCCAAGAGTAAAGCagccaatgggaaaaaaaaaaattcttctcaagaCAGCTGGATAGTGGTTAAAGTCAGTCAGttccccatttccttctctaAGGAGGAGCTCTAAAGGAGCTTAGAGAATTTCCTTCTCTAAGGAGTATCATAGCTAAGGATACTTCCAAAGTGAGATTAACTGATTGGGAAGCTGGGGCAGCGGATTATCATGTTCTCACTGAAACCCAAGAATACCAAGGTGATAAATTTGCAATGACTTGTAGTTTTCAGTGATAAACATAGAGATAGAATACCCATCCGTTCTCCTTTTCAAGATCCTCACTCTGCAAAGCTGCTTTTGGATGGAGTTAGGTAAGAAGCACTTGAAACTTGTTAATGGAAGTGAGAATAAGACAAAGGATTCTTCTTCatcccagggttgtttttatGGGAAACCTCCAGCCCTGCCGTGACAAGAACTGGCTCATTCTTAGCAACACCATTGAGGAAAACAGGGGTTGTTTTATTAATGAAGAAACTGGTATGAAAATCTGACTCATGCAGCTTCACTAAGAAATTTTGTACGTTCTCTCTAGAGATCTTTtaagctgttttttttaaaaaaaactttttcttaCTTGGCATTTTGTCAAAAGGATAACATATTACTTatgaattctttttcatttttgaattgtGTGTACTTACAAATTTATAGAGGcatatgaatgcacacatactATAGcctgtatgtggaggtcagaggcaaaTCTTTGAGTCAGTCAACTCACATCACTAGGCTTGTACAGCAAGTGTTTCTACCTGCCTCACCGTATCCCCCAagcccttttttttttaggtgtgttgcttgcatgtatgcaggTCTGAAGTGTTTGTTGAATTTTCTAGAGCTGAGTTAGAGATGATCATGAGCCACCACATGCGTGCTGGGCACTCAGACCTGGGTCCTCGAGagcatcaaatgctcttaactactgagacatctctccagcagtTAAAACTGTTTATATgaggcatggtgactcacacccttaatcctagcattggggagacagaggcaggcaaatcactGACTTCAGGGCCAGtttagtctacataatgagtttcaggccagctagtGTGACACAAtagtgtgggagtgggtgtgcaCAAGTGCTCTCAGGACTCATtccagggaactgaactcaggttgacaGGGTTATACAACAGTGAGATGGCTTTCTGCAGTGGGGCCACCTCACTGTTAACTCAGTTTTAAATCacatttagaaaataacaaaTACAGGCTGGGCTGTCACTCAGTGCTAGAATGTTTGCCTAATATGCATAAGATTCCTGGTTCAGATCCAAGTACTTGGAGAACGGGAACAAATGAGAATGTCTTGTATTAAATACACAAAGGGACTAGATTCCACGATTATTTCGTAAGTTTAAAACTGAATCCAattccaggcttggtggtacaagCCTATAATCTCAGGAAAATTTAcacatgtctgtctggatgccaTAGCTagtcaagatcagcctgggcagttcagtgaggccctgtctcaggatttaaaacaattaaaatcagAACCGGTGAAGCAGCTGCACAGAGTAGTGTGTTTGCCTAGAAAGTGCAAGGCCCTAGACTGAATGCACAGCACCGCTGAGTGAATAAGTGGGTGGATATATAGATAATGTTGAGTCATGTTCAGGCTTTTCCTATTCAGAGTAGGTCTGTGATCAAATAAACTTAGATTACTGATGCCAGGTTATAAAGCACACTACTGATCATCCTATTTCCTTGACAACTTCTGAAGACATGGAATTTCTAGAAGTACTCACTGAGGGATTAGAACGAGTCCTCCTTGTCCGGGGTGGTGGCAGTGAGGTCATCACCATTTACTCATAATCAGCTGTGGGAGATTCTGCGTGGTCCGACCTTCCCTAAGACTCATCGTCCATGGAGATGATAGCTCTTTCCTACCATTCCCACTCTATTCTTGCAGAGCTGAGCCCCATCTATGCTCTTGGCTGCAACATGATCTGCCATCCCAGCAGAAACAAATattccttcaacagaagaatggtcAAGTCCTAAAAGCTATTTCTATGGCAGGAGAAGGCAAGTCAAAATTAACGAGCTAAGCCAAAGGGAACCTTTTGGCACACAGAAGGTAATGAGTTAGTAAAACATACGCTAGAAATGTAACTGGCAACAGAAAGCAATGTTCATATCTAACATTCAGGATGAGTCTCAGAAGACATGGGTCAGTGAGCACCAGAAAGTTAACAGGCAGTTAAGCTTCACCTTAGTAAAAACTGAGTTACCATTATAGAGACAGCCTGCAGCAGCCAGGGTGGAAGCAGGAAACTGATGTACAAAACCTGAGACATAGCTGCAGCCACTACTTCTTCCTCAAAACTTATCATGTTTTATTGTCTGTACTGTACCACTGTATATTTTAACTGTCTTTGTTTTAAAACCCATTCTGTGGTTATAATGCAGACAGTAGTGTTACTATAGAAATGTGTTTTCAGGTTTTCAAATGCTGACCTAAGGGGATTCCAAAGAGTGCCTATTAAAATGTATAGAAACACAGTGGTTAGCTATGCAACACAAAGCACACAAGCTATCATCTTAACAAATGTGGGTTGTTATGTAGCTAGCCAGAAGGGTCTCTTCTACTCTTAGTAGGCATtggtcttaaaaaacaaacaaaccaaacctgtAAAGAAGAGACGCCAGGGCTGTGTGATGCCACCTCCAAGGCCCcagggttcagaggttcagcagTGGAACTGGGGGTGTGAAAGCCATACCCTTTCCACTGTGCCAAAATCGTCTGCCTATACTGGCAGACAGGTTTGCAGCGGCCTGACGCAAGCACCTTTTCTTTCACAAGAAATCCATCTGTGGCCTCTTCACCAAAGCCATAATGCAGATTTGAGGCACTCGACCTCCATGCCCAGAGCTTTTCCCATTTCAATATTATTATTCATTCTGACTCCAGAAACTTGGCTCTGAACCAAATGGTTCACTGAGCTAATGATCTGCTGTATTGGTTTTGCTTTCAAAAAGCTTTAACTGTGCCAAGGAAATACTTGTGTaagatcagattttttttttaatttactgatcACAAACACTTGGCTTACCAGCATAGGCAGCCTTTGTGGCTGAGCAGTATTTTCCAGGATGTGAAACCTCCATACCCTTTCCAAGATAGTTACTTAAGAAACTGTCTTCTTGCTTAGATTCACGGCTGCTTTTAAATTTCCTTTCACTGATGGTAAATTGTGCCACTCTCCATAACCTGTAGGACAATGAACACCCAGAATTCAACCCAAGACAGAAGAAAACCCTCAAATATGGCTTAAGCTGAGTCATATAGTTTGTTCCTCATCCTCCCAGGCCCACTTGAGGTAGCAAAGGATCCAGCatgttttcctttgcttcctgcaGAGGGTAGAAACTACTCATAGTTCTCTTTCCAACACTCCATTGCATACTTGAGTATAATCCCCTAGGCTCCAAGGCATTGGAGCTGCCCATTCTGTAAAAGCCAGCCTGCCCAGGAACTGCCTAACACATCCACCCCTGACCAAAGTGATACATACTTTTTCCGTATCAAACAAACATGGGAAGAGAATAAGGTTTCTTTAAGAAAGGCTGTTTGTGGTTAGAGCTACATAAGAATCTGTTAAAGGGTAGAGCATAGTCTTCATTCCCCAAGACAAAAATCACTGTTACATGGACAAATGGTTATTAGGCCAGATTTGTACTCATCTCTGTCTAGAACATTTCATGTCTATGTGTTGCTTATGTTGTCTGTCTGCAAAGTGTCTTAGCTCTTTTAATCACTGCAAATAAAGCAATACTGAAAACTtgagagagaaaatgcaccttAGGGGAAGGGGCCAAATGTTTctagagggaagaggaagacctTCTCCTGCCTTCTTATAAGACCCAGCTTTGTGTCTTACCCATGAGTTTATTAGCAGGGAAGGCTGTAACATTCGTTCTCCCCCAACTGGCCCTCAGCCTTCCTTAGCTACCTTAAAAGCTGGAGTTTGAATTGCAGGGCCTGCTTGACAGGTGCCAGCTTCCTCGTGGCAGAGCAAAAGCTGCTGCTTTTCATATTCTGTTGCCTCCTTTTCTTGTGGCCCCAAGGATCCCACCAATCCTCATTCCCcctaaatgttaaaagaaaattccTTATTGTGGATATTAAGTTACACTGTAAACATATTTACATGCTCTTTTTTTCCCtggtttttcttttcatcatgTATAATTTGAATCCTGTGATAGTCTCACATCTTCCAAAAAAAGTCTGCTTATGTGATATagaagagaaatattaaaataagactTAAGGGGAACTTGTGAAACATTAAAGCATTGTTCTCAACCATTTAATTTATTGAAAGGAGATGCTGCTACTGAGCAGCTGCTGTTCTTTTGTTTACATagagtctggttttgtttgttttgctctgtgcTGGGAACATAAATAAAGTTTTCTACATTATTTTCAGTCATAAGTTGTGCTAGTTTCTTTTCTGCTGTAACATGCTGCACACTGGCCTCACCACAGGAAAAATGCAAGCTTTCTGGTTCTTCTCCACATGCATGACTGTTTTAAGGGAGGATGTTTAGGAGTCAACAGCTTAAAATGCAAATGAGGTCCATATGCATGGTGCTTTCTGGGGTTCACAGAAGTAAGCCTCCTCCACTGAACTccattctctaaaaaaaaaaaaaccggtaAAGAGGTGAATGGCAAACAACTTCTTAGTCAGTTACTTTATCACAAGCTCTGCTGTACATGACCTTGTAACTTCCAAATGCCTGTAAACTTCCAAACCTTTGTTGTTACTTAAGAAATGAACACGTGGGCCAGTGAGAGTGCTCAGagggtaagggcacttgctgccaagcttgatgacctgaattcaattcccaaaacccatATATTCAGTCAGAAGTTGTACTatcttttgtttgggtttttttttttttttctgccagctAACTTGCAGCACcaagttctctgacctccaaaacacacagacacacacacacacagaggcatgcaatAAAAAATGTAAGAGCTTTAAATAAAGCAGCCCTCAATATCAGCATCAAATGAGCTTACAAGCTGTTCACTGGGGACTCTATCTGCCTGAAATTTAACTTTAACCATACCTCAGGGGGCTCAATAAAGGCTAGCCAATCTGATGCATGTGTAGGCAACAGTCCCATGGACTGGCACTTGTAAACTGCCAATGCCAAACCCATCAGGTTCCCAATGAGATAGACCAAGCCTTGAAGAAACTTCTGACTTGAACTCTCCAGCATCTTGAAAGCTGTTGGGATTAACAGACATTGTCAACACCATTTTCCTCCCAATATGAAACCTAGAATTTAAACATACAGACCCAAAATAAGATTATAAATGGTACGACGACTACCACTACCAAAATACCCTCTAGCCAAAAATATGCCAAAGAATTGGCCTTCATTCCTTAGCACCCAGGGAAGGAGTATTATTTTCTGAATACTTACTGGCTGAAATGGCCATAAGTGCTTGAATGGGTCGCCAGGCCATCATACACACCATCATAGTAGGGAAGATGGAAATGGTGTTGCCTGCCATGTACATGATGAAGAGGTTCATGGGAATCTGCTTGAGGGGACCCAAGGCGATGTCCCAGCAGCGCTAAAATAAACACACGGTTTAAACCTCTGATCACTCACCTTCAGTCTCTCATTTACTGTACGACTGATGCTTAAGTCAAGGGAACAGACGCTTCAGTTCTCTACTAGACTGAACTGGCTTTTCAGCTCCTCTTCAGGCTGCTACAAGTTGCTCTACTACTCTACCCCTGTGCCTTTTTCCCTAtataaacttcctggggccttttgtttttcaagatcaTTCCTTTGTGTAgatatggctgtcctggaactccctctttaaaccaggctggcttcaaactcagaaatctgcctgcctctgcctcccaagtgctgaaattaaaggtgtgtgctaccactgcccagcaagttttgagaaatttaaaatctttttgttaCTTGAGAGAAGGTCTTGGTATGTCCAGGTTGACCTGTAAATTGAGACCTTTTTTAACATCCTCCAAAACTAATAGGATTGtagatatgcaccaccacacctggctaaaattCCATGATCTTAAGAACATGTGAGAAGACTCAGCATCTATTTCTTGAAAGTCAGGAAagggggctggtgaaatggctcagtgggtaggagcactgactgcttttccaaaggtcctgagttcaaatcccagcaaccacatggtggctcacaaccacctgtattgagatctgaagccctcttctggtgtatctgaagatagcaacattgtacttatttataataaataaataaatcgtgaaaaaaaaaaaaagaaagaaatttaaatttaaatcaggtgtggtggcgcagaggcaggcagatttctgagttcgaggccagcctggtctacaaagtgagttccaggacagccagggctatacagagaaactctgtttcgaaaaatcaaaaacaaaaacaaaagtcagaaaaagaataaaggattttgagaagaaaacaaaaatgagagatcatcaaaaataaattttctttttgcaaGATTATAAACTGAATTCTGGTGAGCCCGGGAGGGGAGAAGACAACTCTTCCGTGTCCAGAGAGAAGGCAGGCGCGCAGCTTTACAATCCTACAGGCATCACAGGCACCACACTTGCCAGTTTATAAACTGGTTGACTATTTGAAAGTTTAGGAAATGGATACATTCCTAGAGACACGACTTAAATTGCATAAGGAAAAACAGTTCCATGGCAGCTAGCAAAGCTGACCCTCTAATTAAGCCCAGATCACTTTGCTTGGCAAATTGTAACTAACGCTAAAAATACACATCTTACACAAACTCCTttggcagaaaacaaaactaaaaattctACAATTCAAATCTCGTTAATACCCAAACCTTAAAAGACCATTATGAGAaacgtatgtatgcatgtatatttttgtACATATACAAAGTAAAAAGTTATAATACTTATGAGTCTAAATGAAAAATCCTAACAAGGCACTGGAGAAGTGACTTAGTGTTTAAAAGGACTTGTTGCTTATTCAAGGGGACCGatgtttggttcttagcacccacatggtggctcacaatgataCATAACTCTAGAGCTgggggatccaataccttcttctaaCCTGAGAGCTCTAGGCATAATatatatgtgcagacaaaacactgatatgcgtaaaataaaactaaaagaaaataagtttaatCTTAACagtatgaaatatataaatatgtaaaaataaccaTAACTATTTTGATTATTCACATTAAAACTCAACCATATTTGTAAATAACTTTCTGTAGAATACAGCATTGTTATAGAAGTATTTTATGATACgccttttaaaaatcacatcattTAATAATTTGTAATCACAATATAATTTGATGTACCAAGATAAAACATTACAGGATAATACTTATCCAAAAATGACTAGTGACTGTGTGTGTCATTTTCATATTGTAACAACTGAATGTATGTATTCCATGGAATCAAAATCATTCAGCAATCTAAGGCTGCAAGGGAAGCATAAACATCATTCAGCAAAACTAAGGCTGCAAGGGAGgcataaatggaagaaaataccaAGCACCCTCTACACACTGGGACACACTTCTGCTGTGACATTCCTGTAAAACAGCTTACTAAGACAGATGCTAAATAACATAAGCCATGTGATATGTTCATAACATATAAATGAAACAGTGTGGCACATGGAAAGGCTTGACTATGTAATATTAGAGAGACCCCAAAGGAGGGACTTAGCAAGTTATGAAGGAATCCTGAGGAAGCGCATTCTAAGAATagagaacaaacacaaaaagcagGAATTTGTCTGGTATCCTTACAGAGCAGCAAGGAAATCATTATGAATgagtaaacaaatgtaaaaatagtaGACAGGGCACAGTTGCTACAAGGAGTCTGACTGATACAAGCAGAGTTATGTCTAATACTAAAAAGACGTTTGGTGTGTACGCAGAATGAACATGGAATTTTAGACTGATTTTGAGTAGGGATGATCTGCCATGTTTTAAAGGGATCATTTTTGATGGCTGTGTTTGGAGACTGCAAAGAGGACAAGGTAGGACATAACAAGACCCATTAGAACTCTATACAGAGAAGGATACTGAGAATTCGAGAAGGGGAGACTTGAATATAGGATCTCAGTGGTTTCTTTGCAGGTATACACTGTTAAAGCTCCTCAAAGCGCACCTCTTTAGACCTAGAAAACGTGGTAATGCTGGAAACATCTTTAGTTCACACAATTATGCAAAGCCATAATGGTACCTAATGTGTAGTGATCAAGAGTACTAAACATCTTTAAGTAAGTACCCAGCATAATtctccccaacaacaacaaaaatgtacttAGCcccaaagagaagacagagaaaacagtgCTGAGGTTGAGAAACCATGATTTTAAatagagggatggagggacagtTGATAGATGATTAGTCTACGGCTGGTGATGTAACAGTTGAAGGCAGTGAGAAATGATAGCAGGATTGGGATGTTTTGAGGGTAAAAGTGACACAGTATCCTAACACACTGAAATTATGTCAGGGAACATATACGTAAGATACTGTAACATGGATCTTAAGCAATGTGTCTTAATGACCGGCTGCTTTACCTCCACTCCAGAGAGTAAGGCGAAACAGGACTGGCCTACACGCTACGGTAACGTCTAATACCTCTGTACCTTCTCCACCAGGATCCGGTCGGTCTCTTGCACGCTGGTATCAGGCACTTGCTTGTCCAAGTAACCAACTGGATAGAGGGAGTCTCCCTGTCCACTGCCCCGGTCACTTCGGCCCCTaaagaaccaaaccaaatcaaGAGACTAAAACTGCGGGTTTCCAGCCCTATCAATCACAGGAAAAAGAACCTCAGATGTAGCTACCCAAATTAGACCCTCTCGTGCGTTCGTCAGTTCTCTCTGCCTATTgggaaaactagaagatcctcgGGGAAAAATACCTTCCACAGCACAGAAGCTCCTTGGGTAACATCTGTGTGCTACGCACTCGTGTCGGAGACTTAGACGAGGCCCAGGTCCGCTGGATCTCGGGCCGTTCTAGGGTAAGGAGCAGACACCGAGCTTCACTCGACAGACTCACCTGCTGCCTCCTCCCGGCCCACTCAGCTCAATGGCCCATTTGAACCGCCGGCCTCGGTTGGCCACTAGGCCCCCCTGGGTCGTCATGACAGCGGCCGCTGGCTAAAAGTACCCACACCCTCGGGCCGCTTGCGTTCTGCAGGTAAGAACTAGCGGCGATTGCAAGCTCTCCGACTTCCTTGGGTTCGCCGCAGTGCACTTCCGGCGCATAATTGAACGTCACACGATCACCGGAAACTTCCTGTCGGGAATACAGGAGAAAGAGTGCGTGAATTTAGAAAATCCGCAGACATCCAGAAGAGCAGCTTTCTGAAACCTCCCTGCGAGTACACCTCTCACTTGTGCTCTGTCTCTCAGATGTGCGCCGTCGAGCTGGACAAGAACTGAAGCCAAGAAGAGCACAAAATTGAAATGTTGTTTTAATCCTGAGATTATCCGGAATTGGGCGACCTTGAGCGAATTATTCAACCTCTAAGTACTCCGTGTCCACGTATTGCAGGAGCTATGTAtttgtcttgttgttgttcttgtttaaaTGATTTTTCCCCCATTTAACTCGCAAACTAACCCACCGAGGTAGACACTGGGAATGGAAAGATAAGCTGAGTTCAGGATTTATCTGGTCTCCTTTTAAGTCCTTTCATTACTTACTGTGCCACCTCGTCTAGATTAAATTCATTGCTCCACCTGCCTCATGCAAAAAGATGGATAATCGCCTAATTTTGACCTGTTGTGGGATTAAATAGGACCTATAACCTAGACCTAACTTTTTATCATTAAGCGTTATCATTCCTAGAAAGGAGTTTATATTCAATGGCTCATCTATATTGTAATTTAGTCTATTACTGGAAAATTGTTTCCACCCTCTCACCCCTTTTATAATTCAGTGTTAGTGTGAAAATCACTTGGGACATCTGTTCCTGTTGTACTAGGAGTGGAATTGCTACATCAAAGagtatgtacattttaaaagaattattattttaattgccCACTTTTTAATTATCAGTTCAAATACagtagttttgtttatttcttttatttacctTTATTACTGTTATTCTCAAGTTGTTTGTTATGGCTGCAGTTTTGAGGAAAGGACTACTATGACAGTATGGTTGAGGATCTGGCTGAAGAATACCTCCTTAGCCAACTTAAGTTTTAACTCTTAGAGATAATGGTGATCTGCACACATTGAAGATTCCCACCTCCACATCATTTTCCAGTTTTGCAGTTCTTTGTGCAGAGAAGAGAAAGTTATGTATGACATCCAGTGTAGCAGAGTAGTGGAAGGCATGAGATTTTATTATGCTATTCAGAACACTGCAACCTAAGACATTaatctagaattttccatttaaagtTTGTAGAACACAAGTGAAGCAAGGATAGCTACATGCAGATAACTTAAGCCACGAAAAGCAAAACAGATGATTGATAAGTTGTAATTCAATAAGTTGTAATTAAATGTGCCACGGTAGAAATAAGTTAGaattatacatatgtaaaacaaaatataaaataggatATCTATCACAAATGTTAATATGTCTTAAGTAATAGTTTTCAGGTAACATCTAATTTTTAGGGCACTCATGTGCTAATAAATTTTTAATGaacctattttaaaaacaaacttgttTGATAAAATCACATTTTTCTACTTAAAGTCTTTCCTCGTTATATGAAACTTTTAAACTATAAATCTCAGCTACTCTGTCCTCAAGGAGTAAGCCAGGAAATTTATTCCTTCACCCCAACAATCTTAAATGTAATTTGCTAAGTT
It encodes the following:
- the Emc4 gene encoding ER membrane protein complex subunit 4, whose protein sequence is MTTQGGLVANRGRRFKWAIELSGPGGGSRGRSDRGSGQGDSLYPVGYLDKQVPDTSVQETDRILVEKRCWDIALGPLKQIPMNLFIMYMAGNTISIFPTMMVCMMAWRPIQALMAISATFKMLESSSQKFLQGLVYLIGNLMGLALAVYKCQSMGLLPTHASDWLAFIEPPERMEFSGGGLLL